A single region of the Triticum dicoccoides isolate Atlit2015 ecotype Zavitan chromosome 2B, WEW_v2.0, whole genome shotgun sequence genome encodes:
- the LOC119368583 gene encoding putative receptor-like protein kinase At3g47110, which produces MSLLSSLVAVLMIALVSAGDEAALLAFKAQVSDGGSLASWNNSVVYCSWEGVACSHRRRPARVVALRLNGTGLTGSLSPDLGNLTFLRTLNLSFNQLKGEIPASLGRLHRLQKLYLNDNSFSGTIPANLSSCVGMKIMELHHNKLWGRIPPELGEKLVFLTEISLRDNSFTGPIPASLANMSYLQFLDLSHNQLMGSIPPGIGSMQSMQTLLLSTNNISGMLPPSLYNLSSLESLWIGRNSLYGSILNDIGRKFPKMKGLGLSYNHFTGTIPSSISNLSSLIDLFLDKNRFSGYVPPTFGRLGALQSMNLAGNKLEANDNKGWEFITSLANCSQLEKLQLGGDSFAGKLPGSIVNLSSTLQALYLMDSRVSGSIPADIGNLVGLNRLAIANTFISGVIPDSIGKLGDLALLALYNNSLSGLIPPSLGNLSQLNTLYAYYGNLEGPIPASLGELKKLFVLDLSTNYRLNGSIPREILKLPGLSWYLDLSYNSLSGPIPNEVGSLANLNQLILSGNQLSGKIPDSIENCIVLVWLLLDNNSFEGSIPQSLKNIKGLSKLNLTMNKLSGNIPEALGSIGNLQELYLAHNNFSGSIPAVLKNLTSLYKLDVSCNNLQGEVPDEGVFRNITYLAVGGNINLCGGTPQLHLAPCPTNRSSKNRKKMPKPLVISLAIAGAILLSLSVILLVWILCKKLIPSQNTLAKNSIADDHYKRIPYHALLRGTNEFSEVNLLGRGSYGVVYKCVLETEERTLAVKVFNLGQSRYSKSFEAECEAMRRIRHRCLIKIITSCSSVNHQGQEFKALVFEFMPNGNLDGWLHPKSQEHTINNTLGLAQRLDIAVDIVDAVEYLHNYCQPCVIHCDLKPSNILLAEDMSARVGDFGISRILQENTNEGMQTSYSSTGIRGSIGYVAPEYGEGSAVSTPGDIYSLGILLLEMFTGRSPTEGTFRDSLDLHKFVEDALPDRTLEIADPTMWLHRQQHDNTTSIRIQECLVSVFRLGISCSKQQPRDRALTRDAAAEMHAIRDAYLKCGVSLTSTGGDPRQLQQESVQY; this is translated from the exons ATGAGCTTGCTATCATCACTTGTTGCTGTCCTGATGATCGCTCTTGTGAGCGCCGGCGATGAGGCCGCGTTGCTTGCTTTCAAAGCGCAGGTCAGCGACGGCGGATCGCTGGCATCCTGGAACAACAGTGTTGTCTACTGTAGCTGGGAAGGCGTGGCGTGCAGCCACCGGAGGAGGCCGGCGCGGGTGGTGGCGCTCAGATTGAACGGCACCGGCCTCACCGGATCGCTCTCCCCAGACCTTGGGAACCTCACGTTCCTGAGGACGCTCAACCTGAGCTTCAACCAGCTGAAAGGGGAGATCCCCGCGAGCCTCGGTCGCCTCCACCGCCTGCAGAAACTCTACTTGAACGACAACTCCTTCTCCGGCACAATCCCTGCGAACCTGAGCTCCTGTGTCGGCATGAAAATAATGGAACTTCATCACAACAAGCTTTGGGGGCGCATCCCGCCTGAGCTCGGCGAAAAACTCGTCTTCTTGACTGAAATCTCGCTCAGGGACAACAGCTTCACAGGGCCCATCCCGGCATCGCTGGCCAACATGTCCTATCTACAATTCCTGGATCTCTCCCATAACCAGCTCATGGGCTCAATCCCACCAGGGATAGGCAGCATGCAGAGCATGCAGACATTACTACTGTCCACAAACAACATCTCTGGTATGCTTCCACCTTCTCTCTACAACTTGTCTTCACTGGAATCTCTTTGGATCGGGCGCAATAGCCTATATGGAAGCATTCTGAATGATATCGGCCGCAAGTTTCCCAAGATGAAAGGTCTTGGCTTGAGTTATAATCACTTCACAGGAACCATTCCCTCCTCAATATCCAATCTATCTTCCCTCATAGATCTTTTCCTCGATAAGAACAGATTTAGTGGGTATGTGCCTCCCACTTTCGGAAGGCTAGGAGCTCTCCAATCTATGAACTTGGCTGGCAATAAGCTTGAAGCAAATGACAACAAGGGGTGGGAATTCATCACTTCTCTGGCAAACTGTAGCCAGCTAGAGAAACTGCAACTCGGAGGAGACTCTTTCGCAGGAAAACTACCTGGATCGATTGTGAACCTCTCTAGTACTCTCCAGGCCTTATACTTAATGGACAGTAGGGTCTCTGGAAGTATTCCTGCAGACATCGGCAATTTGGTTGGTCTTAACAGGCTTGCAATAGCAAATACATTCATATCTGGAGTGATTCCAGACAGCATTGGAAAGCTAGGAGACTTGGCTTTGCTAGCCTTGTACAACAATAGCTTGTCTGGCCTCATACCACCATCTCTAGGAAATCTTTCGCAGTTGAATACCCTTTATGCATACTATGGCAACTTGGAGGGACCAATTCCAGCAAGCCTGGGGGAGTTGAAAAAACTTTTTGTACTCGATCTGTCAACGAACTACAGGCTTAATGGTTCAATACCCAGAGAAATTTTGAAATTGCCGGGCCTTTCTTGGTACTTGGACTTGTCATATAATTCCCTTTCTGGACCCATTCCTAATGAAGTTGGTAGCTTGGCAAATCTTAACCAATTGATTCTATCAGGAAACCAGTTGTCTGGCAAAATACCCGACAGTATTGAGAATTGCATAGTGTTGGTATGGTTATTATTAGACAATAACTCGTTCGAAGGAAGCATACCTCAGTCACTGAAGAATATAAAGGGGCTCAGCAAACTGAACCTGACCATGAATAAGCTCTCTGGTAATATTCCTGAGGCCCTTGGCAGTATTGGAAATCTACAGGAACTGTACCTAGCACATAACAACTTTTCAGGATCAATCCCCGCAGTTCTAAAGAATTTGACATCACTGTACAAATTGGATGTATCCTGCAACAATCTGCAAGGCGAGGTGCCAGATGAAGGTGTTTTCAGAAACATCACTTACTTAGCAGTTGGTGGGAATATCAATTTGTGTGGTGGTACACCTCAACTTCACTTGGCTCCATGCCCCACAAACCGCTCAAGCAAGAACAGAAAAAAGATGCCAAAGCCTCTTGTAATTTCTCTAGCAATAGCTGGAGCAATCTTGCTGTCACTGTCAGTTATTCTTCTGGTTTGGATACTTTGCAAGAAGCTCATACCAAGCCAGAATACATTAGCAAAAAATTCAATTGCTGATGACCATTACAAGAGAATCCCCTATCATGCATTATTGAGAGGAACTAATGAATTTTCAGAAGTCAACCTGCTTGGGAGAGGAAGTTATGGTGTGGTTTATAAGTGCGTTTTGGAAACTGAAGAAAGAACATTGGCTGTCAAGGTGTTTAATCTTGGCCAGTCCAGGTATTCCAAGAGTTTTGAGGCTGAGTGTGAGGCCATGAGAAGGATACGACACCGTTGTCTTATTAAGATAATTACTTCTTGTTCGAGCGTCAACCACCAAGGTCAAGAGTTCAAGGCATTGGTTTTTGAGTTCATGCCCAATGGTAACTTGGATGGTTGGCTTCATCCAAAATCTCAAGAGCATACTATAAACAACACGCTCGGTCTTGCCCAGAGGCTTGATATTGCTGTCGATATTGTGGACGCAGTAGAATATCTGCACAACTACTGTCAACCATGTGTAATCCATTGCGATCTTAAGCCAAGCAACATTCTTCTTGCTGAAGACATGAGCGCACGAGTTGGAGACTTCGGCATATCAAGGATCCTTCAAGAAAATACAAATGAGGGGATGCAAACTTCATATAGCTCAACTGGAATTAGAGGTTCCATAGGCTATGTTGCTCCAG AGTACGGAGAAGGCTCTGCTGTCTCAACACCTGGTGATATTTATAGCCTTGGCATATTGCTGCTTGAGATGTTTACAGGAAGGAGCCCGACGGAAGGCACATTCAGAGATTCATTGGATCTGCATAAGTTTGTCGAGGATGCTCTTCCAGATAGAACCTTGGAGATAGCTGACCCAACGATGTGGCTGCACAGACAACAACATGATAACACCACAAGTATTAGAATCCAGGAGTGCTTGGTTTCAGTTTTCAGGCTTGGCATATCCTGCTCGAAACAACAGCCTCGAGACCGAGCACTGACGAGAGATGCAGCGGCAGAGATGCATGCAATCAGAGATGCATACCTCAAGTGTGGGGTCTCACTTACCAGCACAGGAGGAGACCCAAGGCAGCTGCAGCAGGAGAGTGTGCAATATTAG